The following are encoded together in the Gordonia insulae genome:
- a CDS encoding NAD(P)-dependent oxidoreductase, with product MTDVACIGVGRMGLPIADRLVRAGHTVTAIGRTAEAREQLHTKGVRAYADIAAATTPGTEIVVVTVLTDEQVREVCLSGPLADRLSRGSTIVIHTTGSPTTVADVATVMAARGIRVVDAAVSGGPHNIAAGDLTLFVGGDVDTVDELRPLLGAYADPILHVGALGNGQRVKLVNNALFAAQIGLVRAGVELGAHLGIDESVLLAALPNGSSDSRALAGIARRGSVDSFAEAVGEFVGKDLAVVRSVAAELGGDLGPLEALLTESVRP from the coding sequence ATGACCGACGTCGCCTGCATCGGGGTCGGGCGGATGGGCCTGCCCATCGCGGATCGCCTCGTCCGTGCCGGCCACACGGTCACCGCCATCGGCCGGACTGCGGAGGCCCGTGAACAGCTGCACACCAAAGGCGTTCGAGCGTATGCCGACATCGCCGCAGCCACCACGCCCGGCACCGAGATCGTGGTGGTCACCGTGCTCACGGACGAGCAGGTCCGCGAGGTCTGCCTGTCCGGCCCGCTCGCCGATCGACTCTCGCGCGGCTCGACCATCGTGATCCACACGACCGGGAGTCCCACCACCGTGGCCGACGTCGCCACCGTCATGGCGGCGCGCGGCATCCGTGTCGTCGACGCCGCCGTCTCCGGTGGGCCGCACAACATCGCGGCAGGCGATCTCACGCTCTTCGTCGGTGGGGACGTCGACACGGTCGATGAGCTGCGGCCCTTGCTCGGCGCCTACGCCGATCCGATCCTGCACGTCGGGGCACTCGGGAACGGGCAGCGGGTGAAGCTCGTCAACAACGCGTTGTTCGCCGCGCAGATCGGGCTGGTGCGCGCCGGCGTCGAACTCGGTGCACACCTGGGCATCGACGAGTCGGTCCTACTGGCGGCGCTCCCCAACGGGAGCTCGGACAGCCGCGCGCTCGCCGGCATCGCACGGCGTGGGTCGGTCGACTCGTTCGCCGAGGCTGTGGGCGAGTTCGTCGGCAAGGATCTGGCCGTTGTCCGGTCGGTCGCGGCCGAGCTCGGCGGGGACCTCGGTCCCCTCGAGGCTCTGCTCACCGAATCCGTTCGACCGTAG
- a CDS encoding mycofactocin-coupled SDR family oxidoreductase encodes MGGRLEGKVAFISGAARGQGRSHAVRLAEEGADIIAVDICGPVTADSAIAPATAADLAETVELVKGRNRRIVATEVDVRDFDALKAAVDNGVEQLGRLDVVVANAGIGNGGETLDKTSDADWTDMIDVNLAGVWKTVKAAVPHLLATGDGGSVVLTSSVGGAKAYPNTGHYIAAKHGVIGLMKSFAVELGAQSIRVNSVLPTNVNTPMFMNDGTLKLFRPDLENPGPEDMKVVAQMMHVLPIGWVEPEDISNAVLFLASDEARFITGVALPVDGGSLLK; translated from the coding sequence ATGGGTGGACGTCTGGAGGGCAAGGTCGCCTTCATCAGCGGGGCGGCGCGCGGGCAGGGCCGCAGCCATGCGGTACGACTGGCCGAGGAGGGCGCGGACATCATCGCGGTGGACATCTGCGGACCGGTCACGGCCGACTCCGCGATCGCGCCGGCCACGGCAGCCGATCTCGCGGAGACGGTGGAGTTGGTCAAGGGTCGGAATCGTCGCATCGTGGCGACAGAGGTGGACGTCCGAGACTTCGATGCCCTGAAGGCCGCAGTCGACAACGGCGTCGAGCAACTGGGCCGCCTCGACGTCGTCGTGGCCAATGCGGGGATCGGCAACGGCGGTGAGACGCTGGACAAGACCAGCGATGCCGACTGGACCGACATGATCGACGTCAATCTGGCCGGGGTGTGGAAGACGGTGAAAGCGGCTGTGCCACATCTGCTCGCGACGGGAGATGGTGGCTCGGTCGTCCTGACTAGTTCTGTCGGCGGCGCCAAGGCGTATCCGAACACGGGACACTACATCGCGGCCAAGCACGGCGTGATCGGTCTGATGAAGAGCTTTGCCGTCGAACTCGGCGCGCAGTCGATCCGGGTCAACTCCGTCCTGCCGACGAACGTCAACACCCCGATGTTCATGAACGACGGCACACTGAAGCTGTTCCGGCCCGACCTCGAGAACCCGGGGCCCGAGGACATGAAGGTGGTCGCGCAGATGATGCACGTGTTGCCGATCGGCTGGGTCGAGCCCGAGGACATCAGCAACGCGGTCCTGTTTCTGGCGTCGGACGAAGCCCGATTCATCACCGGCGTCGCGCTGCCGGTCGATGGTGGCAGTCTGCTCAAGTAG